The Stigmatopora argus isolate UIUO_Sarg chromosome 23, RoL_Sarg_1.0, whole genome shotgun sequence genome contains a region encoding:
- the mybpc1 gene encoding myosin-binding protein C, slow-type isoform X2 — protein MGRKDSVWSLGESQSAEEVDKPIETPTSTLLTLKPVSGTVTVGGDITFVAKVEAKDLLRKPTVKWFKGKWMDLASKTGKHLQLKETFDRNTKVHTFEMQIIKAKENYAGNYRCEVSLKDKFDSCSFDLEVKEAGGSQSIDIRSAFKRSTDGQEDAGELDFSALLKHREHKQQDDTPEVDVWEILKKARPDQYEKIAFMYGITDLRGLLRRMKKIPKEEKKSEAFAKKLDPAYQVDKGGKIRLIVDLTDPTVDLKWYKNGHEIRPSPKYIFEHKGTQRIMVINNCGMNDDSAYSVAAGDEKCSTELFVKELPVKIAKGIEPVTTTVNERIELMCEVSEEGAPVKWMKNGVEIPTGVRSRYRVKCEGNKHYLVIDDASLEDTGTYSIMASGGSSEAHVQVDLKPLKIHQDLQDTKVVLGKPLKLQCEISPGNVPGRWYRNGQLIQPNDRISITHKNRVHELSIETSSLHDSGDYTFVPEGYSHSLSAKIHVIGTYVQIRHREFTSHTPGNWLSISCSFSLDPPKVHLEGLNFVDNTVTVVAGNKMRLDIPISGEPAPKVVWMKGERVILESGNRVRAETYVDQTTLTIEITEREDTGNYKLVLQNEAGEASASIKLKVVDIPDSPDAPLVPVIGGDWCSMTWEPPKYDGGSPILGYYIERKKKQSSRWMRINFDLIKETTYEPKKMIEGVPYEVRIFAINAIGVSKPSEPSKAFTPLAVTSEPTMLVVDDVTDTTVTIKWRPPETIGAAGLDGYLVEYCLEGSEEWIPANTELIDKTRYTIKGLTPESKVFIRVKAVNAAGASVPRTTQHAVLVKEVIEPPKIRVPRHLKQTYTKRVGEAVNLVVPFMGKPRPKVTWLKDGQPIDPAHVSIRNTDSDSIIFIRKAERSHSGKYHMNVQVESHVDSAEMDIQVIDLPGPPQMVTIEDVWGENVSLSWTPPRDNGNAAITGYTIQKADKKTMEWYTCIEHYHRNSIAITELVVGNEYYFRVFSENMCGLSESATQTKKSALIVKEDMKMKLIEHNDHDFNEAPKFTQPLINTFGIAGYNTTLNCSVRAHPKAKVTWMKNKIIIGDDPRYRMFSNQGVCTLEIRKPSPYDGGMYTCRAINDLGEAQVECKLEVKGGFTFYELLQRGVPLHLIDKYMTETKVVEQDK, from the exons ATGGGGAGAAAGGATTCAG TGTGGTCTTTGGGTGAGTCTCAGTCCGCGGAGGAAGTGGACAAGCCCATCGAgacccccacctccaccctgctAACGCTGAAACCCGTTAGCGGCACGGTGACCGTGG GTGGCGATATCACCTTTGTGGCAAAAGTGGAGGCCAAAGACCTACTGCGCAAACCCACCGTCAAGTGGTTTAAGGGAAAATGGATGGACTTGGCCAGCAAGACAGGGAAGCACTTGCAGCTCAAAGAGACCTTTGACCGCAATACCAAG GTCCATACGTTTGAGATGCAAATCATCAAGGCTAAGGAAAACTATGCAGGCAACTACAGGTGCGAAGTCAGCCTCAAGGACAAGTTTGACAGCTGCTCCTTCGACCTGGAAGTGAAAG AAGCTGGGGGATCGCAAAGTATTGATATTCGATCCGCTTTTAAAAGGAG CACTGACGGCCAAGAAGATGCAGGGGAGCTTGACTTTAGCGCTCTCCTTAAACATAG GGAACATAAACAGCAGGACGACACTCCCGAGGTGGATGTGTGGGAGATCCTCAAGAAAGCCCGTCCGGATCAGTACGAGAAGATTGCCTTCATGTATGGTATTACAGATCTGAGAGGACTGTTGCGCAGAATGAAGAAGATTCCCAAAGAGGAGAAGAAGAGCGAAG CTTTTGCAAAGAAGTTGGATCCTGCGTATCAAGTGGATAAAGGTGGCAAGATCCGCCTGATCGTGGACTTGACAGATCCCACGGTTGACCTAAAGTGGTACAAAAATGGACATGAGATCCGTCCAAGTCCCAA GTACATATTTGAGCACAAGGGTACACAAAGGATCATGGTCATCAACAACTGCGGCATGAATGATGATTCGGCGTATTCTGTGGCGGCGGGGGACGAGAAGTGCTCCACAGAGCTGTTTGTCAAAG AATTGCCGGTGAAGATCGCTAAAGGAATTGAACCCGTGACAACCACGGTGAATGAGCGGATCGAACTGATGTGTGAGGTCTCAGAGGAAGGTGCGCCGGTCAAATG GATGAAGAACGGTGTTGAGATTCCAACAGGGGTTCGATCCAGATATCGAGTAAAGTGCGAGGGAAACAAACACTATCTTGTGATCGATGATGCCTCCCTGGAAGATACCGGGACTTATTCCATCATGGCCTCTGGTGGCTCGTCCGAAGCTCACGTACAGGTTGACT TGAAACCACTGAAGATCCATCAGGACCTGCAGGATACAAAGGTGGTGCTGGGCAAGCCCTTAAAGCTGCAGTGTGAGATATCTCCGGGCAACGTCCCCGGCCGATGGTACAGGAATGGACAGTTGATCCAACCCAACGACCGCATCAGcatcacacacaaaaatag ggttCACGAGCTTTCAATTGAAACAAGCTCCCTTCACGATTCAGGAGATTACACTTTTGTACCTGAAGGGTACTCACATAGCCTTTCTGCCAAGATTCATGTCATAGGTACGTACGTTCAAATAAGGCACAGGGAGTTCACATCTCACACACCCGGAAATTGGCTAAGCATTTCATGTTCTTTTTCTTTAGATCCACCAAAGGTTCACTTGGAGGGCTTGAACTTCGTCGACAACACTGTGACAGTCGTTGCCGGAAACAAAATGCGCTTGGATATCCCAATAAGTGGAGAACCAGCCCCCAAGGTGGTGTGGATGAAAGGCGAAAGG GTAATTTTGGAGTCCGGAAATCGCGTCCGAGCTGAAACATATGTTGACCAGACTACCCTGACCATCGAAATCACGGAGCGTGAAGACACGGGCAATTATAAGCTAGTCCTTCAAAATGAGGCTGGTGAGGCCTCGGCAAGTATCAAACTGAAGGTCGTAG ACATCCCCGATTCTCCAGATGCTCCTTTGGTCCCTGTGATTGGAGGTGATTGGTGCTCCATGACATGGGAGCCACCCAAATATGACGGCGGTTCACCAATCTTAG GCTACTACATTGAGAGAAAAAAGAAGCAGAGTTCAAGATGGATGAGAATTAATTTTGACCTGATCAAAGAGACAACCTATGAGCCCAAGAAGATGATCGAAGGTGTGCCTTATGAAGTGCGGATATTTGCAATCAACGCAATCGGAGTGTCCAAGCCTAGTGAACCATCTAAAGCCTTTACCCCCCTTG CTGTGACCAGCGAGCCCACAATGCTAGTGGTGGATGACGTAACCGACACCACCGTGACCATCAAGTGGCGTCCTCCGGAGACAATCGGGGCTGCTGGACTCGACGGGTATTTAGTGGAGTACTGCCTTGAAGGAT CTGAGGAGTGGATCCCGGCCAACACCGAACTGATAGACAAGACCAGGTACACAATCAAAGGCCTGACACCTGAGAGCAAAGTCTTCATTCGGGTCAAGGCCGTCAATGCTGCTGGAGCCAGTGTTCCCCGAACAACTCAGCACGCTGTTCTTGTCAAGGAAGTTATCG AACCACCTAAGATCCGTGTCCCCCGTCACCTGAAGCAGACTTACACCAAAAGAGTTGGGGAAGCGGTCAACCTGGTGGTGCCGTTCATG GGCAAACCTAGGCCGAAGGTCACCTGGCTGAAGGATGGTCAACCCAtagatccggcccacgtgagcATCCGTAATACAGACAGCGACAGCATCATCTTTATCCGAAAAGCAGAGCGTAGCCACTCTGGGAAGTACCACATGAATGTGCAGGTGGAAAGCCACGTGGATTCGGCCGAAATGGACATACAGGTCATAG ACCTGCCTGGGCCTCCTCAGATGGTAACCATCGAAGACGTCTGGGGAGAAAATGTTTCCCTGTCCTGGACACCCCCAAGAGATAACGGCAATGCTGCTATAACCGGCTACACCATTCAAAAGGCAGACAAGAAGACAATG GAATGGTACACGTGCATTGAGCACTACCATCGCAACTCCATCGCCATCACGGAATTGGTGGTCGGGAATGAGTACTACTTCAGGGTTTTTTCAGAGAACATGTGTGGACTTAGCGAGTCGGCCACCCAAACCAAGAAAAGCGCCCTGATCGTCAAAGAAG ACATGAAGATGAAACTCATCGAGCACAACGACCACGACTTCAACGAGGCTCCCAAGTTCACACAGCCGCTCATCAACACGTTTGGCATCGCTGGTTACAACACCACCCTCAACTGCAGCGTGCGCGCTCACCCCAAG GCCAAAGTGACCTGGATGAAAAACAAGATCATCATTGGCGACGACCCGCGCTATCGCATGTTCAGCAACCAGGGCGTGTGCACGCTGGAAATCAGGAAACCCAGCCCTTATGACGGTGGCATGTACACCTGCAGGGCCATCAACGACTTGGGGGAAGCCCAGGTGGAGTGTAAACTGGAGGTCAAAG GAGGGTTCACCTTCTACGAACTCTTGCAACGCGGCGTGCCCCTCCACCTGATTGACAAGTACATGACCGAGACAAAGGTTGTTGAACAAGACAAGTAG
- the mybpc1 gene encoding myosin-binding protein C, slow-type isoform X4: protein MPEPEKKDETPNGQPEVWSLGESQSAEEVDKPIETPTSTLLTLKPVSGTVTVGGDITFVAKVEAKDLLRKPTVKWFKGKWMDLASKTGKHLQLKETFDRNTKVHTFEMQIIKAKENYAGNYRCEVSLKDKFDSCSFDLEVKEAGGSQSIDIRSAFKRSTDGQEDAGELDFSALLKHREHKQQDDTPEVDVWEILKKARPDQYEKIAFMYGITDLRGLLRRMKKIPKEEKKSEAFAKKLDPAYQVDKGGKIRLIVDLTDPTVDLKWYKNGHEIRPSPKYIFEHKGTQRIMVINNCGMNDDSAYSVAAGDEKCSTELFVKELPVKIAKGIEPVTTTVNERIELMCEVSEEGAPVKWMKNGVEIPTGVRSRYRVKCEGNKHYLVIDDASLEDTGTYSIMASGGSSEAHVQVDLKPLKIHQDLQDTKVVLGKPLKLQCEISPGNVPGRWYRNGQLIQPNDRISITHKNRVHELSIETSSLHDSGDYTFVPEGYSHSLSAKIHVIGTYVQIRHREFTSHTPGNWLSISCSFSLDPPKVHLEGLNFVDNTVTVVAGNKMRLDIPISGEPAPKVVWMKGERVILESGNRVRAETYVDQTTLTIEITEREDTGNYKLVLQNEAGEASASIKLKVVDIPDSPDAPLVPVIGGDWCSMTWEPPKYDGGSPILGYYIERKKKQSSRWMRINFDLIKETTYEPKKMIEGVPYEVRIFAINAIGVSKPSEPSKAFTPLAVTSEPTMLVVDDVTDTTVTIKWRPPETIGAAGLDGYLVEYCLEGSEEWIPANTELIDKTRYTIKGLTPESKVFIRVKAVNAAGASVPRTTQHAVLVKEVIEPPKIRVPRHLKQTYTKRVGEAVNLVVPFMGKPRPKVTWLKDGQPIDPAHVSIRNTDSDSIIFIRKAERSHSGKYHMNVQVESHVDSAEMDIQVIDLPGPPQMVTIEDVWGENVSLSWTPPRDNGNAAITGYTIQKADKKTMEWYTCIEHYHRNSIAITELVVGNEYYFRVFSENMCGLSESATQTKKSALIVKEDMKMKLIEHNDHDFNEAPKFTQPLINTFGIAGYNTTLNCSVRAHPKAKVTWMKNKIIIGDDPRYRMFSNQGVCTLEIRKPSPYDGGMYTCRAINDLGEAQVECKLEVKVQTQEL from the exons ATGCCAGAGCCCGAGAAGAAAG ATGAGACACCAAATGGCCAACCGGAAG TGTGGTCTTTGGGTGAGTCTCAGTCCGCGGAGGAAGTGGACAAGCCCATCGAgacccccacctccaccctgctAACGCTGAAACCCGTTAGCGGCACGGTGACCGTGG GTGGCGATATCACCTTTGTGGCAAAAGTGGAGGCCAAAGACCTACTGCGCAAACCCACCGTCAAGTGGTTTAAGGGAAAATGGATGGACTTGGCCAGCAAGACAGGGAAGCACTTGCAGCTCAAAGAGACCTTTGACCGCAATACCAAG GTCCATACGTTTGAGATGCAAATCATCAAGGCTAAGGAAAACTATGCAGGCAACTACAGGTGCGAAGTCAGCCTCAAGGACAAGTTTGACAGCTGCTCCTTCGACCTGGAAGTGAAAG AAGCTGGGGGATCGCAAAGTATTGATATTCGATCCGCTTTTAAAAGGAG CACTGACGGCCAAGAAGATGCAGGGGAGCTTGACTTTAGCGCTCTCCTTAAACATAG GGAACATAAACAGCAGGACGACACTCCCGAGGTGGATGTGTGGGAGATCCTCAAGAAAGCCCGTCCGGATCAGTACGAGAAGATTGCCTTCATGTATGGTATTACAGATCTGAGAGGACTGTTGCGCAGAATGAAGAAGATTCCCAAAGAGGAGAAGAAGAGCGAAG CTTTTGCAAAGAAGTTGGATCCTGCGTATCAAGTGGATAAAGGTGGCAAGATCCGCCTGATCGTGGACTTGACAGATCCCACGGTTGACCTAAAGTGGTACAAAAATGGACATGAGATCCGTCCAAGTCCCAA GTACATATTTGAGCACAAGGGTACACAAAGGATCATGGTCATCAACAACTGCGGCATGAATGATGATTCGGCGTATTCTGTGGCGGCGGGGGACGAGAAGTGCTCCACAGAGCTGTTTGTCAAAG AATTGCCGGTGAAGATCGCTAAAGGAATTGAACCCGTGACAACCACGGTGAATGAGCGGATCGAACTGATGTGTGAGGTCTCAGAGGAAGGTGCGCCGGTCAAATG GATGAAGAACGGTGTTGAGATTCCAACAGGGGTTCGATCCAGATATCGAGTAAAGTGCGAGGGAAACAAACACTATCTTGTGATCGATGATGCCTCCCTGGAAGATACCGGGACTTATTCCATCATGGCCTCTGGTGGCTCGTCCGAAGCTCACGTACAGGTTGACT TGAAACCACTGAAGATCCATCAGGACCTGCAGGATACAAAGGTGGTGCTGGGCAAGCCCTTAAAGCTGCAGTGTGAGATATCTCCGGGCAACGTCCCCGGCCGATGGTACAGGAATGGACAGTTGATCCAACCCAACGACCGCATCAGcatcacacacaaaaatag ggttCACGAGCTTTCAATTGAAACAAGCTCCCTTCACGATTCAGGAGATTACACTTTTGTACCTGAAGGGTACTCACATAGCCTTTCTGCCAAGATTCATGTCATAGGTACGTACGTTCAAATAAGGCACAGGGAGTTCACATCTCACACACCCGGAAATTGGCTAAGCATTTCATGTTCTTTTTCTTTAGATCCACCAAAGGTTCACTTGGAGGGCTTGAACTTCGTCGACAACACTGTGACAGTCGTTGCCGGAAACAAAATGCGCTTGGATATCCCAATAAGTGGAGAACCAGCCCCCAAGGTGGTGTGGATGAAAGGCGAAAGG GTAATTTTGGAGTCCGGAAATCGCGTCCGAGCTGAAACATATGTTGACCAGACTACCCTGACCATCGAAATCACGGAGCGTGAAGACACGGGCAATTATAAGCTAGTCCTTCAAAATGAGGCTGGTGAGGCCTCGGCAAGTATCAAACTGAAGGTCGTAG ACATCCCCGATTCTCCAGATGCTCCTTTGGTCCCTGTGATTGGAGGTGATTGGTGCTCCATGACATGGGAGCCACCCAAATATGACGGCGGTTCACCAATCTTAG GCTACTACATTGAGAGAAAAAAGAAGCAGAGTTCAAGATGGATGAGAATTAATTTTGACCTGATCAAAGAGACAACCTATGAGCCCAAGAAGATGATCGAAGGTGTGCCTTATGAAGTGCGGATATTTGCAATCAACGCAATCGGAGTGTCCAAGCCTAGTGAACCATCTAAAGCCTTTACCCCCCTTG CTGTGACCAGCGAGCCCACAATGCTAGTGGTGGATGACGTAACCGACACCACCGTGACCATCAAGTGGCGTCCTCCGGAGACAATCGGGGCTGCTGGACTCGACGGGTATTTAGTGGAGTACTGCCTTGAAGGAT CTGAGGAGTGGATCCCGGCCAACACCGAACTGATAGACAAGACCAGGTACACAATCAAAGGCCTGACACCTGAGAGCAAAGTCTTCATTCGGGTCAAGGCCGTCAATGCTGCTGGAGCCAGTGTTCCCCGAACAACTCAGCACGCTGTTCTTGTCAAGGAAGTTATCG AACCACCTAAGATCCGTGTCCCCCGTCACCTGAAGCAGACTTACACCAAAAGAGTTGGGGAAGCGGTCAACCTGGTGGTGCCGTTCATG GGCAAACCTAGGCCGAAGGTCACCTGGCTGAAGGATGGTCAACCCAtagatccggcccacgtgagcATCCGTAATACAGACAGCGACAGCATCATCTTTATCCGAAAAGCAGAGCGTAGCCACTCTGGGAAGTACCACATGAATGTGCAGGTGGAAAGCCACGTGGATTCGGCCGAAATGGACATACAGGTCATAG ACCTGCCTGGGCCTCCTCAGATGGTAACCATCGAAGACGTCTGGGGAGAAAATGTTTCCCTGTCCTGGACACCCCCAAGAGATAACGGCAATGCTGCTATAACCGGCTACACCATTCAAAAGGCAGACAAGAAGACAATG GAATGGTACACGTGCATTGAGCACTACCATCGCAACTCCATCGCCATCACGGAATTGGTGGTCGGGAATGAGTACTACTTCAGGGTTTTTTCAGAGAACATGTGTGGACTTAGCGAGTCGGCCACCCAAACCAAGAAAAGCGCCCTGATCGTCAAAGAAG ACATGAAGATGAAACTCATCGAGCACAACGACCACGACTTCAACGAGGCTCCCAAGTTCACACAGCCGCTCATCAACACGTTTGGCATCGCTGGTTACAACACCACCCTCAACTGCAGCGTGCGCGCTCACCCCAAG GCCAAAGTGACCTGGATGAAAAACAAGATCATCATTGGCGACGACCCGCGCTATCGCATGTTCAGCAACCAGGGCGTGTGCACGCTGGAAATCAGGAAACCCAGCCCTTATGACGGTGGCATGTACACCTGCAGGGCCATCAACGACTTGGGGGAAGCCCAGGTGGAGTGTAAACTGGAGGTCAAAG TCCAAACTCAAGAATTATGA